Genomic window (Nymphaea colorata isolate Beijing-Zhang1983 chromosome 1, ASM883128v2, whole genome shotgun sequence):
GCAGGATGCAACATTTCAGCACCCTTATATATCAGCACTTGGATCGCATACGTGAGTACTAAATCCTTTTCATATTAAGCGGCATAAATGGGTCAGATCTTGGCCCAGGTTTCAGCAATTTTAGATCTAAAATTTACTGTTGGAGTTATCTAGCGTTGGTCATACTTTGTTTGAAGGGAGTAGCACAACTGGGGAACATTTTTTCTAGTAGCCAGCTGGTCTTGGGCTCAAACATTGTTCTGGCCTCTTGTGCGCAGGCTGGCAGAGCCTTGCCACACTTGGGTGGGTAAAGATTCTTAGGGTTCAAAGGGCTCAGTTGGCAGCACGGACACTGtgagtgtcccatgaatctgccctagaGATTGGTGACTTTAAGAACGGCAATTTAAGCTACCGTTGCTAGATCTCGCGCCCAAAAGTCACTTTTCCAGAAATTTGAGGAGATGCATAgttgatgaaaatgagaatcAAGCACAACACTGGAAGATTCACATTCATATAATTGGTCTGTATACTAAAGAAAGTTACTAGATCTATCTCTTCAGTTGATCTGGTTTACCATCGTTATCTACATGGAACTATCTGGCCTTAGTGTTTGACGTCTTTTCAGATTTTGATCCCAAAGATCCATTAACATGTAATATTAGTAATCCACTTGATTGCTCCATGTAGATGTGCCCCTAGATATATGAAGGGATTCATGTGTGATTTTTTTGCATGTTGAGGTGGATGCGcaccccaaaattttttagTAGGTTCAACTTTTTTCCATCATGTTGCCTAGACGAGAATGTCTCATTGCTTAGGAAAGAGTATCAATACTTATAGTGATGCCTCAGTTGTGCAATTCTCTAGTTGCATTTTAAGATGTTCTCTCTTCAGTTCCTCATTCAAAGTAGCAAGTTGGTGCATCAACCATATTTACAGTCAATGTTGCATGGTTCCAATTGATGCATTTACCATTAGCGTATGTTGGTACTTGCTAGTTGGACATCTTGACATAATTAGATAAATGCCCGACAGTCATTATGCCAAATTTTGACCTTCCATTATAAGTACATATACCAAAAATTTGACTGGTGGATGCGCAAGTTCCATGACTGCTTGAGCTATTCAACTGGGTATACCTACTCTATTAtcatatataaacaaaatatttacaACAATCACTAGTCTTCCATACATGATGCAGGTCTTACTGGCGCGATCTTGACACAGCCCTTTTTGTGCTAAAACACCTATATAGCTATCTACCAGAGGACTCCACCACTGCAGAGCGGTCAAATATGCAGGACAATGCATCCAAAACTGCTGGACAGTTTTATGAAACTGATGACATCGATCAAGAAGATCTTCCTCTAACCTTCTCTGACAGAGAATTGCTCAGGTCCTTCTcaaggaaagcaagaaaatttaTGTCTGCCTGAGAAACCTCTCCTTGTACATCTCCTGTGGCGAATTGTTTCCATCTCATACTTGTATGCGTGTTTATATTGCAATCTTTATATTGCAATCATCAATGCTGTATTGTGCTTTGAGGCTGAATAACATAGCCTGCACGGATTGTATATATGAAACCATTTTCAGGTCAATCAAGTAAAGAAATTGCCTGGCTGTTTGCTGTTACATCCGACCTTCTGGAGTTCAACTGGACCGAGATTTCCACTGCTTCTCTGTTtgtgctctctctcctctcaacaTGCCTAAATTTTCGTGCTACCTAAAAGAACAATTAGAAGTAAATTAAAGtgataaaataaatatcatTGGCAGGAAGCTGCATATCGGCCGTTGATACAGACCTACAGGGTAACAAAAACACTGACTGCAAGAGCAGCTAAAAATTTAATTGGCCGTCCTTTGGCAGACGTTATGTTGAACTAAAACATTCTTCAAActttataaagaaatatattaaGATCAAGCCTACTGTTGCCAAGGGTGTGTCATAATCATGATGCCAGTAACAGTAAGCCAATCAACAtttcttttcaacatttttctacTCCTTACCTAATGAACAAGTTTTCCAACTATCCAGTCTCGGTTTGTTCAAAACAGAGTATAACACATCCCCAAATattcttcaaaaaataaacaatcaGAAAGATCAAATGTTTATCAATAACGTTATTTGCATGGCTAAACAAGTTTATCGCGATACAACCTCTAATTTGACATGTACAAGAATATGATTCAACACAACTATCACAAATTTGCTGGTCACCGATATATGATGTTCTCGATGAACACTGCAGCATGATGTTTACTTTTCTATCTCTGCAAGCAATATGCGATATTCATCCCCACTATGATACTTTATGTTCAACCGTGGGATCAGACTTGTTTCATGTCCAATAATCCTGACACCAAGCAGATACATCTAAATGGCGGATATCAAGCAATGAGGATGTCCTTGTAGCACCTATTTGATCAAGAAAATGTTGATGCTGTGTAACATGTAAAGACTTTATCTCAATGTACCCGGTTTTCAAATTTGGCATTTAGAGATGACCCATGATATGAATTAACTTTTCTGCATATGTTGAAGAAGACGGGAAGGAAGGGGTGGCACCAACATAAAGGAAGGCTCCATGGCCCAGTAGCTGTGAGATTGAAAGTTGTCACGATAGAAATTTGTCGGCACCACCAGATCTCTCAAAATTCCTCTCCAGAATCTCCTTCATCATCATTTTTCGACCCACATCTATAGTTGAGCTTGTTGGACTGTGATGACAAATCAATCTGTCTTCTGGATTCTATCCTGTTCCACGCATCATTGCTCATTTAAAACGGAAGGAGCAGAAGTTGTTGATCTGCGCCAGTGACTCAGTAGGAAGAGCATGCTATAAGAGATTCTCGATCACCAGTAATCGAGACATGAACACCTCCCCAATTTGAAATGGTGAAACCTACTCCCATCCCTGATGATCAACTCTCTGTCAAACACCTCTGAGATCATCTTGATAACTTCATGGCAGTCCCAACAAACTCGCAGGTTCTTTATGATGCGAATCGGACATCCTGGGTCTATCACAATCAGTCCAAATGCCATGGCCAACCTCTCACTGTGCTCtgctataacatgctccttctcCTCATCCTCAATGTCATGTAAAACTGGCGATGTATTAGGCACGTAACCAGCACATTTTAACCTCCTTTGGATCTCATTCAACATCATGTGGATCTCACCAGACCTGGGATGTTCTCTATCTCCCATAACAAACCTGTGTACTCTACCATCAGCCTCTATCAAGCTCCAGCCAGGAACTTTCGTTGTAAGTCTATCTTTCATCAACTCCCTTACTTGGAGGACATCACCCCATCGCTTCTCCCTAGCGTAGATGCCCGATAAAAGCACGTAGTTGCCATCATGGTAAGGTTGCAAGTTTAGAAGCATCTTCCCAATCCTTTCACCCAGGTCAGTGTTTCCATGAATCCTACATGCATTAAGAAGCATTCCCCAGATGACTGGATCTGGTGAACCAGGCATTTCTTTGATCAGAGCTTCTGCTTCGTACACCATTCCGGCACGACCCAGAAGGTCTACCATGCACCCATAATGCTCCATTTCCGGTTCAATTCCATAGCCTTCTCTCATGGACTTGAAGCAGAGCCTTCCATCTTCAACCAAACCTGAGTGGCTGCATGCGCTCAACAGGCCCACAAACGTGATCTTATCTGGCTGAAGTCCTTGACCTAGGAAGCTGTTGAAAAGGTTTAGAGCGTCTCGGCCGTGGCCATGGATTGCTAGGCCGCAAATCATAGCGTTCCAAGCCGAGACGCCTCTGTGTATCGATGAAACAAACACTTGGTGTGCACGATCCACGCTGCCACACCTCATATACGTATCGATCAAAGCCGTGGCGAGGATGTTGCTTATTGGGATTCCAGAGGATTTGATGTAATCATGAATGCTCTGCCCCTTCTCCAGCATACCGAGCTGGGCGGTAGCCGATAACACCGTAACAACTAAGGCCTCATTTGCCGGAGCGCCACTCTCTCTCATCGAATCGAACACCATTAATCCTTCTTCCAGGAGGCCGTTTCGGACGTACCCAGATGCCAGAGTACTCCAAGAAACCTCATCCTTCCGAGGGATTCCATCAAACAATAGGCGAGCCTCATCGATTTGGCCGTCCTTAACATAAACCGCGAGCAAAGCGTTCCAAGAGACAACGTCCCGATGAGGAATTCCATCAAACACTTGGCAAGCAGCGGCAGTCCTCCCGCAGCAGCCATAGAAATGGACCAGTGCATTGGCGACGAAAACGTCGGCTGCGAAGCCGAGCTTCAGCGCGTGCCCGTGGATCTGCTCGCCCTCCGGGAGAGCGGCAGCTCGGGCGCAGGACTTGAGAACGAAAGGGAAGGAGTAGTTGTTCGGGGCGGCGCCTAGGGAGGCGAACCGCGCGTAGAGGGCGATACCGTGGCGGGGTTCGCCGCGCTCGGCGAATCCCCGGATGATGGTGTTGCGGGCGAAGGCGCCGGCATAGGCGATGCGGTCGAAGACGGCGAGGGCGTAGTCCAGGGGagaggagggggagagggagcagGCGGCGAGGAGGGGACCGGCGGCCAAGCCGTCGCCGGCAAGGCCGGCGGCGACGAGCTGGGCGTGGACTTGCTTGATGTGAGGCAACGGCGACCGCgggtggaggaggagagagagagggtggcgGGTGGGCATTGGACGCTTGGGTTCGGAGCACGCTGTCTAGGAGGATCCAGGGTTGTGCGGCGAGAGATCCATGAGAGTCTGAGACCATGGCCAACGTCTAATCTGAACTGGGATCCATCTTCATGGGTTTCTGTTACAAGCTTAGAGGTATGATTTATTTGTGACGTCAATAAATTCAATTCCGATTCAGTATGTGACCATATCGAATCATATTTGTAtttgagaaatgacatttgcctgaattcggatttgaatcagcgtttaaatgaatatttcactgcattggattcagattctgttttaaataaatatcttacatTCACgtccatatattttaaaaattggttttcaatACAATTTCAGtgtgatttggatttgaatccaaataataGCAGagtagaaatttttaattgagaagcactttaagtttaaattttgaactttaaaaaatacttatataaaaaaaaaaactaagagtaaaataaaatttgtaagCTGATGTGAGCAATTTTCCCATACCATTAACCATATAGCTCAACCACCGAATCCAAATATGTTGGATTTGAATCCGATCTATTACCGTAGGAGGGCACAAACCGCTGGGCTTCTTTTCGTCAAAACCTTTTTCTGTCTCTGACTTCAGATCCATGTGCTTTCTGGTCAATTGAGCGAGAGCAAAGCTCCACCGCGAAACCGCCACACCGGTAGACGTTAATTCGTCGACAGTTAAGCCGCGTGGGTCCCGCATCGAGTTTAGAGACAGAGTCAGCCGTTCATCGTAGAATCCAAGGGCTACGATTCCCGCAAATCACGGCCGTCAAATTTTGGACCGTTCCTGCGCTTTTCCGCGCCGTCTGTGTCGCTGTTTCGTTCTTGTGATTGGCTTCGCCGATCGGCGGCAGTCAAGACTTTCTGCGACGGTTTGGTGGACGAAAAAGGCCCCAAGTTCTTTCTCAAAGACGAAAGCAGACCAAGCGATTAATGTACTCGGGCAGATTCTTGCATTGAATGAAGAGATAGTCCAAGTTCTTGGAGGAAGGtgaaataataattaaaaaaatcatatgggATAATTAATCCCTTTTGAGatgatattatttatattttaaaaatggacatgttacacttttaatttctcaaaagaTTCCCTATACG
Coding sequences:
- the LOC116245739 gene encoding pentatricopeptide repeat-containing protein At5g66520-like, which translates into the protein MPTRHPLSLLLHPRSPLPHIKQVHAQLVAAGLAGDGLAAGPLLAACSLSPSSPLDYALAVFDRIAYAGAFARNTIIRGFAERGEPRHGIALYARFASLGAAPNNYSFPFVLKSCARAAALPEGEQIHGHALKLGFAADVFVANALVHFYGCCGRTAAACQVFDGIPHRDVVSWNALLAVYVKDGQIDEARLLFDGIPRKDEVSWSTLASGYVRNGLLEEGLMVFDSMRESGAPANEALVVTVLSATAQLGMLEKGQSIHDYIKSSGIPISNILATALIDTYMRCGSVDRAHQVFVSSIHRGVSAWNAMICGLAIHGHGRDALNLFNSFLGQGLQPDKITFVGLLSACSHSGLVEDGRLCFKSMREGYGIEPEMEHYGCMVDLLGRAGMVYEAEALIKEMPGSPDPVIWGMLLNACRIHGNTDLGERIGKMLLNLQPYHDGNYVLLSGIYAREKRWGDVLQVRELMKDRLTTKVPGWSLIEADGRVHRFVMGDREHPRSGEIHMMLNEIQRRLKCAGYVPNTSPVLHDIEDEEKEHVIAEHSERLAMAFGLIVIDPGCPIRIIKNLRVCWDCHEVIKMISEVFDRELIIRDGSRFHHFKLGRCSCLDYW